In a genomic window of Henningerozyma blattae CBS 6284 chromosome 9, complete genome:
- the RTG3 gene encoding Rtg3p (similar to Saccharomyces cerevisiae RTG3 (YBL103C); ancestral locus Anc_7.438): MGDDAGNQKLLDELLSKLGGNIPLEDLSNSYSEQSPYSEQTPAQMHEQLLYASHRSNSQSNMTEALNSNNPHSFVNTIHDDLYPSLNETLPETNNTMPNNSAMLPLNLDEVLKTENIKANPADDNLVSFLFDLTNQDPPVSLSSSLNSEALSSSLSNSYIMPSQLLDGGHSFEKSLPSGSYLEKLRSPGVYGSPAPIRNASLNNMSSLSTNMGTMNFGDTPPSSGGANGISRTAMSKSMTEDERRKKRKEFHNAVERRRRELIKQKIRELAELIPSTVLNYDEAREKIRPNKTSILNSTVDYVRFLNDILKSQEEQRLRLLQALQGLTLEADAKGGAESAKRQLVDNTLPNVKSNPIVNSNFVKEQFYVDDFSHLDKDLQQFLSGHLGEASDNAQLMADDGQAGLDDFLLDLKKQ, encoded by the coding sequence ATGGGCGATGATGCGGGTAATCAAAAACTTTTAGATGAGCTATTAAGTAAGCTAGGCGGTAACATTCCCCTAGAAGATTTGTCAAATTCATACTCAGAGCAAAGCCCATATAGTGAACAAACTCCAGCTCAGATGCATGAACAGCTACTGTATGCAAGCCATCGATCAAATAGTCAGAGTAATATGACCGAAGCacttaattctaataatccACACTCCTTTGTAAATACTATTCATGATGATCTATATCCTAGCCTTAATGAGACCCTACCTGAAACAAATAACACAATGCCAAATAACAGTGCTATGCTGCCTCTCAATTTAGATGAGGTATtaaaaacagaaaatatCAAAGCTAACCCAGCCGATGATAACCtagtttcttttttgtttgaCTTGACTAACCAAGATCCTCCTGTTTCATTAAGTTCTAGTCTCAATTCAGAGGCTTTAAGTTCATCACTCTCCAACTCATATATTATGCCCTCCCAACTCTTGGATGGTGGTCACAGTTTTGAGAAATCTCTACCTTCTGGAAGCTATTTGGAAAAACTAAGATCACCAGGTGTATACGGATCTCCTGCGCCGATTAGAAATGCGAGCCTTAATAACATGTCATCTTTGTCTACAAATATGGGCACGATGAATTTCGGAGATACACCTCCATCTTCGGGGGGTGCAAATGGTATATCAAGAACTGCCATGTCCAAGTCAATGACAGAAGATGAAAGGAGAAAAAAGCGTAAGGAGTTTCACAACGCAGTTGAAAGACGTAGAAGAGAACTgatcaaacaaaaaatacGAGAATTAGCGGAATTAATCCCATCCACCGTTTTGAACTATGATGAGGCAAGGGAAAAAATAAGACCCAACAAAACCTCTATTTTAAATAGTACTGTGGATTATGTaagatttttaaatgatatattGAAATCTCAAGAGGAGCAGAGGTTAAGATTACTTCAAGCTTTGCAAGGTTTGACGCTTGAGGCTGATGCAAAGGGAGGTGCAGAGTCAGCAAAGCGCCAGCTAGTGGACAATACTTTACCTAACGTTAAGAGCAATCCTATTGTAAATTCTAATTTCGTAAAGGAACAGTTTTATGTGGACGACTTTTCTCATCTGGACAAGGACTTACAACAATTCTTATCAGGACATCTTGGTGAAGCATCCGATAATGCCCAACTAATGGCTGATGATGGGCAAGCTGGCTTGGATGACTTTCTGCTTGATCTTAAGAAGCAATGA
- the SFT2 gene encoding Sft2p (similar to Saccharomyces cerevisiae SFT2 (YBL102W); ancestral locus Anc_7.437), protein MSDQETSLRDSLNRWNSNRNSNTQSFGNTAREYFSSWNASINEVAQDVYQRLPMTQQDLTQTQEPDWFTLSRTERLMLFVCFLLGSAACFTLCVFLFPVLALKPRKFGLLWTVGSLLFVLAFGVLMGPVAYSRHLTSKERLPFTVFFFGTCILTIYFAAIAKSTLLTLPCAVLELIAVIGYAVSYFPFGGATLRMLGSMGLSTARGALRI, encoded by the coding sequence ATGTCGGACCAGGAAACGTCTTTAAGGGACTCTCTAAATAGATGGAATAGTAACAGAAATTCAAACACCCAGAGTTTTGGTAACACAGCTCgagaatatttttcatcatgGAATGCTTCAATAAATGAGGTAGCACAAGATGTATACCAGAGGTTGCCCATGACACAACAAGATTTAACTCAAACACAAGAACCTGACTGGTTCACACTTTCTCGAACTGAAAGGTTAATGCTGTTTGTATGTTTCCTTCTGGGATCGGCAGCATGCTTTACCCTTTGTGTATTCCTTTTCCCAGTACTAGCCCTTAAACCAAGAAAGTTCGGTCTACTATGGACTGTAGGGTCTCTCTTGTTTGTGCTAGCTTTTGGTGTGTTAATGGGCCCAGTAGCATATTCAAGGCATTTAACAAGCAAAGAAAGATTACCTTTTactgtattttttttcggCACATGTATATTAACTATTTATTTTGCAGCTATAGCTAAAAGTACTTTATTAACTCTTCCATGTGCTGTTTTAGAGTTAATTGCAGTTATAGGTTATGCCGTATCTTATTTCCCATTTGGGGGAGCAACGCTGAGGATGTTAGGCTCAATGGGATTATCCACTGCAAGAGGTGCATTGCGTATTTAA
- the SEA4 gene encoding Sea4p (similar to Saccharomyces cerevisiae YBL104C; ancestral locus Anc_7.440), translating to MGLIKQVTSWSYDGLLDYISVNPTRDEVTHYKVDPNDESDESIMKLRTEKDFSSITCLDYSSMEVGMIGVGERSGYIRLFDITVNDHLEYDTFDIKTRAKQLRCINTIGINNNGLIAMGLDRNRNDASLQVWDVNYQDSTTEFVNPTFSFCVNESIVSLKFLNETAIIVASTKLLKEIDLRSPNPIFQYPSRLTYDIKLNPFNEWQFSTYGDDGTLAIWDRRKLVPNFNTGDLLAAQPLLQFDKLVGTGAASRKYMNSCFRWSAVRNNEFATLHRGEVIKRWQLGSYKNDVVDEYDTNVLFVYRVRDVNTTFDKVVTFDYIPKENQSCSVLCMRQSGTVYRMPINESYSCVKFNNYNSIIFANGEIPTMDELKVEDDEQSTEEGNVSVALENLSFEDLDVGDEYSEHDHDETYETLSNHSNQDNNEQEPNFDDEDYDHENLETFNHSLFWKPEKLLERDISVVMRMRATLGYGLDAMRTVETIDQSKYLQNYSYIRNTWKWIAIAKASVDDGTMVSGDLDLGFEGILGIWNGLHGLSNQKRYREGAILTEKQLNKEMEKIIRLRRRYKASMGYKESLAKTPDSGKNTQRKLCLIISGWDLTPTDYEDKYQKIIASGNYEKAAAWAVFFGDIPKAVEILGSAKRERLRLIGTAISGYMAYKDKPGDNAWRQQCRKMSSELENPYLRVIFAFIADNDWWDILYEPAISLREKLGVALRNLNDTDLTRFLERTSYTMIENGELEGLILTGITPSGIDLLQSYVSKTSDVQSAALISIFGSPRYFQDERVDEWVQTYRSMLNSWGLFLMRSKFDVLRTKLSRTSAGVVTAKIKSRQLFIQCMNCKKNINSSSFNGKSHNESSEPLDFKRFGNKKSVKDNPRKKHSCPHCGTSFPHCAICLLPLGTTNLPFTIEGFQNKLEIQDDALSEFGEKNSEEIMKNKIYKSRKLRLNEWFSFCLSCNHGMHAGHAEEWFNKHSVCPTPRCTCQCNK from the coding sequence ATGGGCTTAATTAAGCAAGTTACATCATGGTCTTATGATGGGCTGCTAGACTATATATCTGTCAATCCTACAAGAGATGAGGTTACCCATTACAAGGTGGATCCAAACGATGAAAGTGATGAGTCCATTATGAAATTAAGAACGGAAAAGGATTTTAGTAGTATTACATGCTTAGATTACTCTTCTATGGAAGTTGGAATGATAGGTGTAGGTGAAAGAAGTGGTTACATAAGACTATTTGATATTACTGTAAATGACCATTTAGAGTATGACAcatttgatattaaaacaaGGGCCAAACAACTTAGATGCATTAATACTATCggaataaataataatggccTAATTGCAATGGGCCTGGACAGAAATAGAAATGATGCATCACTACAAGTTTGGGATGTGAATTATCAAGATTCTACAACTGAATTTGTTAATCCGACTTTTTCATTCTGTGTTAATGAAAGCATTGtttctttgaaatttttaaatgaaacagCCATTATTGTTGCAAGTACTAAATtgttaaaagaaattgatttaaGATCACCGAATCCTATTTTCCAATACCCCAGTAGATTGACCTACGATATCAAACTAAATCCCTTTAATGAATGGCAATTTTCTACTTATGGTGACGATGGTACACTGGCTATCTGGGATAGAAGGAAATTAGTACCGAATTTTAATACAGGTGACCTCCTAGCGGCACAACCTCTTTTACAATTCGATAAGCTTGTGGGAACTGGTGCAGCctcaagaaaatatatgaatTCTTGCTTCCGATGGTCAGCGGTTcgtaataatgaatttgcAACTCTTCATCGTGGGGaagttattaaaagatgGCAATTAGGGTCTTATAAAAATGATGTGGTAGATGAATATGATACAAATGTACTATTTGTTTATCGGGTAAGAGATGTAAATACCACCTTCGACAAAGTGGTTACATTTGATTATATTCCCAAAGAAAACCAAAGTTGCAGTGTACTATGTATGAGACAATCTGGTACAGTATACAGAATGCCAATTAATGAAAGCTATAGTTGtgtaaaatttaataactataactcaataatatttgcaAATGGTGAGATACCTACTATGGATGAACTGAAAGTTGAGGACGATGAGCAAAGCACTGAAGAGGGAAATGTTTCTGTTGCACTAGAAAATCTTTCTTTTGAGGATTTAGATGTAGGAGACGAATATTCAGAACATGATCATGATGAAACCTATGAAACCCTCTCAAATCATAGTAACcaagataataatgagCAAGAGCCTAATTTCGATGATGAAGATTACGATCatgaaaatttagaaaCATTTAATCATTCCTTATTTTGGAAACCAGAAAAACTGCTTGAAAGGGACATTAGTGTCGTAATGAGAATGAGAGCAACACTAGGATATGGTCTCGATGCTATGCGTACGGTCGAAACTATAGACCAGTCAAAATACTTACAAAACTACTCCTATATTAGAAATACTTGGAAATGGATCGCTATTGCCAAAGCATCCGTTGATGACGGTACTATGGTATCTGGTGATTTAGATCTGGGATTTGAAGGTATTTTAGGTATTTGGAATGGTCTACATGGACTATCAAATCAGAAACGTTACAGAGAAGGTGCAATACTAACTGAGAAGCAGcttaataaagaaatggaaaaaattattagattaagaagaagatataaGGCAAGTATGGGCTATAAAGAAAGTTTAGCAAAGACACCTGATTCTGGAAAAAACAcacaaagaaaattatgCCTAATTATTTCTGGCTGGGATCTTACTCCCACTGATTATGAGgataaatatcaaaaaataatagctAGTGGTAACTATGAGAAGGCAGCTGCATGGGCAGTCTTCTTTGGAGACATTCCAAAGGCAGTCGAGATCTTAGGGTCTGCAAAGAGGGAACGGTTACGTTTAATTGGCACAGCAATTTCAGGATATATGGCTTATAAAGACAAACCTGGTGACAATGCATGGAGACAGCAATGCAGAAAAATGTCCtctgaattagaaaatccTTATCTGCGAGTAATATTTGCCTTTATTGCAGATAATGATTGGTGGGATATTCTCTACGAACCTGCAATTTCGTTACGTGAAAAATTAGGTGTTGCACTAAGAAACCTAAATGATACCGATTTAACAAGATTTTTGGAGAGAACCTCTTACACAATGATTGAAAATGGTGAGTTGGAAGGATTGATCCTAACTGGTATAACACCAAGTGGTATTGATTTGTTGCAATCATACGTGAGCAAAACAAGTGACGTTCAGAGTGCAGCTTTGATCTCTATCTTCGGTAGCCCCCGTTATTTCCAGGATGAACGTGTCGATGAATGGGTTCAAACTTATAGATCAATGTTGAATTCATGGGGCCTATTCTTGATGAGATCAAAGTTTGACGTTTTGCGTACTAAGCTTTCAAGGACAAGTGCTGGTGTTGTTACTGCCAAAATAAAGTCAAgacaattatttattcaatgcATGAattgcaaaaaaaacatcAATTCATCAAGTTTTAACGGGAAAAGCCATAACGAGAGTTCGGAACCATTAGACTTCAAGCGCTTTGGCAATAAAAAATCTGTGAAAGATAACCCAAGAAAGAAACATTCATGTCCCCATTGTGGTACATCTTTCCCTCATTGTGCCATATGTTTATTACCTCTAGGTACCACTAATTTACCCTTCACTATTGAAGGTTTTCAGAACAAACTAGAGATCCAGGATGATGCTTTATCTGAATTtggagaaaaaaattctgaagaaataatgaagaataaaatatataagtCTAGAAAGCTTCGATTAAACGAATGGTTCAGTTTTTGTTTAAGCTGTAATCATGGTATGCATGCTGGCCATGCCGAGGAGTGGTTTAATAAACATTCAGTATGCCCGACTCCACGCTGTACATGCCAATGCaataaatag
- the PKC1 gene encoding protein kinase C (similar to Saccharomyces cerevisiae PKC1 (YBL105C); ancestral locus Anc_7.441): MSGVEEDIRKKIERERNIIQGASNLKKKTRNEMVIQKCDMNIREAQQNIKYLEETLQKFQLTSNDQGSTTDPTHISSSNGNTNTAKGYGQLSTIGKNENTYSRLDLVKYDCPSLAQRIQYMLQQLEFKLQVERQYQEANTKLTKLYQIDGDQRTSSAAQGEREESKSRIQLLTKALKKYQAINVDIDQLKATDTASISSTSQPKFRRKQLSGVLTININAIRDVDHIQSPMFLRKPDTYITVKIDDAIKSRTRPSRTDKWHEEFHIQVGKGNEVEITVYDDINNKLTPVAVMWFLLSDIAEAIRKIKVGKTNEQQGWVNASRLISTRHDTHPHNGSVNGTPSSLAKSNTRLPPPSSGSNLRSPGNEPLPITIQSWFVLEPTGKIQLTLGFAKTSEIKKKNIGAAGGLHRQGAIVNRNEEIYEQHGHHFVQKSFYNIMECAYCGEFLRYNGLQCQDCRFLCHKKCYTNVVTKCIAKTTSDADPSEANLSHHIPHRFEPFSNRGTKWCCHCGYILPWGRQKVRKCSECGVMCHAQCAHLVPDFCGMSMEMANKILQTIQDTQRSQEKRKRRSSQLVKKRPSTLHKQTSATTTPRQPETPQPIPPTHREPDISPLRGHGLSPKKISMSDISMDSDQNIPITEPSTKTADLFGEQDLYSNFTTNATTNEQPGTHGSPSKESIGTKHFSQTSYPDININEPFSEQHQNIPEPIQLLSTSTSNVIQPEIAPDINLENNIPIESLPSGVNPFRDMNEDSFQEQQDTAITETSPEKTQHFAKSEKHISKSSLSSISPHKVTQTRHKRKASKRRKVSLDDFILLKVLGKGNFGKVLLSKSKNTGTICAIKVLKKDHIIQNHDIESARAEKKVFLLASKAKHPFLTNLYCSFQTENRIYFAMEFVGGGDLMWHVQNQRLSVRRAKFYAAEVLLALKYFHENGVIYRDLKLENILLTPEGHIKMADYGLCKDEMWFGNTTSTFCGTPEFMAPEILKEQEYTKAVDWWAFGVLLYQMLLCQSPFSGDDEDEVFNAILTDEPLYPIDMAGDIVQIFQGLLTKDPESRLGAGPRDALEVMEEPFFNNINFDDILNLRTKPPYIPKINGSEDTSYFEQEFTAAPPTLTPIPSVLSIKDQEEFRGFSFMPDDLEL; encoded by the coding sequence ATGTCAGGTGTGGAAGAAGATATTCGAAAGAAAATCGAAAGAGAGCGTAACATTATTCAAGGTGCCTCTAAcctcaaaaaaaagacacGAAATGAGATGGTTATTCAAAAATGTGATATGAACATTAGAGAAGCACAACagaatatcaaatatttggaaGAAACACTACAAAAGTTCCAATTGACAAGTAATGACCAGGGATCAACAACTGATCCAACTCATATTTCTTCCAGCAATGGCAATACTAATACAGCTAAAGGTTATGGTCAGCTATCAACAATTGGTAAGAATGAGAATACATATTCTAGATTAGACTTAGTCAAATATGACTGCCCATCATTGGCCCAGAGAATTCAGTACATGCTTCAACAAttggaatttaaattacAGGTTGAAAGGCAGTATCAAGAAGCTAATACCaaattaacaaaattatatcaGATAGATGGTGACCAAAGGACCAGTTCTGCTGCACAAGGTGAACGAGAAGAGTCAAAAAGTAGGATCCAACTTTTAACAAAGGCcttaaagaaatatcaaGCAATTAATGTTGATATTGATCAACTGAAAGCAACAGATACTGCCTCAATTTCCAGTACTTCTCAACCAAAGTTTAGAAGGAAACAATTGTCGGGGGTATTAAccataaatattaatgccATTAGGGATGTTGACCATATTCAGTCGCCAATGTTTTTAAGGAAGCCTGACACTTATATAACTGTTAAGATTGATGATGCAATCAAAAGCAGAACTAGACCATCAAGAACAGATAAATGGCATGAAGAATTTCATATCCAAGTAGGTAAGGGAAATGAAGTTGAAATTACAGTATATGATGATATCAACAATAAATTAACTCCTGTTGCTGTAATGTGGTTCTTACTGTCGGATATTGCAGAAGCCATTcgtaaaataaaagttgGAAAGACGAACGAACAACAAGGCTGGGTCAATGCTTCTCGTTTAATAAGTACCAGACATGATACTCATCCTCACAATGGCAGCGTAAATGGAACACCTAGTAGCCTAGCAAAGAGTAACACTAGACTACCACCTCCATCATCAGGTTCGAATTTGAGATCTCCAGGGAACGAGCCCTTGCCAATAACTATTCAATCTTGGTTCGTTTTAGAACCTACTGGTAAAATCCAATTAACTTTGGGCTTTGCAAAGACCTCagaaataaagaaaaagaatatcGGAGCAGCTGGTGGTTTACATCGTCAAGGTGCTATTGTTAATAGAAACGAAGAAATTTATGAACAACATGGACATCATTTTGTCCAAAAATCATTTTATAACATCATGGAGTGTGCCTATTGTGGCGAGTTTTTAAGATACAACGGTCTACAATGCCAAGATTGTAGATTCTTATGCCATAAAAAGTGTTATACTAATGTTGTTACCAAGTGTATTGCTAAAACAACGAGTGATGCAGATCCTTCTGAGGCAAACTTAAGCCACCATATACCACATAGATTTGAGCCTTTCTCTAACAGAGGTACTAAGTGGTGTTGCCACTGTGGTTATATATTACCCTGGGGAAGACAAAAGGTAAGAAAATGTAGCGAATGTGGTGTTATGTGCCACGCACAATGTGCTCATTTAGTCCCTGATTTCTGTGGTATGTCTATGGAAATGGCTAATAAGATACTACAAACTATTCAAGACACTCAGCGTAGCCaagaaaagagaaagaGAAGATCGTCACAACTAGTCAAAAAGAGGCCATCTACTCTACATAAACAAACTAGTGCTACAACGACGCCAAGACAGCCTGAAACTCCACAACCAATACCACCTACTCACAGGGAACCCGATATATCCCCACTAAGGGGACATGGATTGTcgccaaaaaaaatatccaTGTCAGACATATCAATGGATTCTGACCAAAATATACCTATCACCGAACCTTCGACTAAGACAGCTGATCTCTTTGGGGAACAAGACCTGTATTCTAATTTCACTACTAATGCAACTACTAATGAACAGCCTGGCACACATGGTAGTCCTTCAAAAGAATCTATTGGTACTAAACATTTTAGCCAAACATCATACCCAGACATTAACATTAATGAACCATTTTCAGAACAGCACCAGAACATACCTGAACCAATTCAACTACTATCTACTTCTACATCTAATGTTATCCAACCGGAGATTGCCCCAGATATAAATCTGGAGAATAATATTCCAATTGAAAGCTTACCTAGCGGCGTTAATCCGTTCCGTGATATGAATGAAGATTCATTCCAAGAACAACAAGATACAGCTATTACTGAAACCTCACCTGAAAAAACCCAGCATTTTGCAAAGAGCGAGAAACACATCTCAAAAAGCTCACTTTCAAGCATTTCGCCACATAAAGTGACACAAACTAGACATAAAAGAAAGGCTTCCAAACGTAGGAAGGTGTCCTTagatgattttattttattgaagGTTTTAGGTAAAGGTAATTTCGGTAAGgttttattatctaaatcGAAAAATACAGGTACTATATGTGCTATTAAAGTATTGAAGAAAGATCATATTATCCAAAATCATGACATTGAAAGTGCAAGAGCCGAGAAGAAGGTATTTTTGTTAGCATCAAAGGCTAAACATCCATTTTTAACTAACCTATATTGTTCTTTCCAGACTGAGAACAGAATCTACTTTGCTATGGAATTTGTTGGTGGTGGGGATTTAATGTGGCATGTGCAAAACCAAAGATTATCTGTTAGGAGAGCGAAGTTTTATGCTGCAGAAGTTTTACTtgcattaaaatatttccatGAAAATGGTGTTATATATCGtgatttgaaattagaGAATATACTGTTAACTCCTGAAGGTCATATCAAAATGGCTGATTATGGTCTTTGTAAAGATGAAATGTGGTTTGGTAATACAACTTCAACATTCTGTGGTACTCCAGAATTCATGGCCCCTGAAATTCTTAAGGAACAGGAATATACAAAAGCAGTTGATTGGTGGGCATTTGGtgttttattatatcaaaTGTTATTATGCCAATCTCCCTTTTCTGGGGATGATGAAGACGAAGTTTTCAATGCTATCTTGACGGATGAACCCTTGTATCCAATTGATATGGCTGGGGATATTGTCCAAATATTCCAAGGCCTATTAACAAAAGATCCTGAAAGCCGTCTGGGGGCAGGCCCTCGTGATGCTTTGGAAGTTATGGAAGAGCcattcttcaataatattaacttTGATGATATCTTGAACTTACGCACAAAGCCACCATATATTCCTAAAATTAATGGTAGTGAAGATACTTCCTACTTTGAACAAGAATTTACAGCAGCACCTCCTACTTTAACACCTATTCCTTCTGTTCTATCAATTAAAGACCAAGAAGAGTTCCGCGGCTTCTCATTTATGCCTGACGACTTGGAATTGTAG